A DNA window from bacterium contains the following coding sequences:
- the tpiA gene encoding triose-phosphate isomerase: MPKRVPFIVGNWKMHMTRGPAERLARDVTAAIANVRGVDVALCPPATALDVVGRALAGTTVVLGAQTMHEEDKGAFTGEISPSMLVDAGCRCVILGHSERRQWYGETDAALERKVRSAVIANLLPIICVGERLVEREAGQTDALVTMQVEAAVGGLGGRPAVPLVVAYEPVWAIGTGRTATGEEANRVAALIRWVAASRCGAQAGDTLRVLYGGSVKPD, encoded by the coding sequence ATGCCTAAGCGCGTCCCGTTCATCGTCGGTAACTGGAAGATGCACATGACCCGGGGGCCGGCGGAGCGTCTGGCGCGCGACGTGACCGCGGCGATCGCGAATGTCCGCGGGGTCGACGTGGCGCTCTGCCCGCCCGCGACGGCGCTCGATGTTGTCGGCCGCGCGCTCGCGGGCACGACCGTCGTGCTCGGCGCCCAAACGATGCACGAGGAAGACAAAGGCGCGTTCACGGGGGAGATCAGCCCGTCGATGCTGGTCGACGCCGGCTGCAGGTGCGTCATTCTCGGCCACTCGGAGCGCCGGCAATGGTACGGGGAGACCGACGCGGCGCTCGAGCGCAAAGTGCGCTCCGCGGTCATCGCGAATCTCCTGCCCATCATCTGCGTGGGCGAGCGCCTCGTCGAGCGCGAGGCCGGCCAGACGGATGCGCTCGTGACGATGCAGGTGGAAGCGGCCGTGGGCGGGCTCGGCGGGCGGCCCGCGGTGCCGCTGGTCGTGGCCTACGAGCCGGTCTGGGCGATCGGCACCGGCCGCACCGCGACCGGCGAGGAGGCCAACCGGGTCGCGGCCCTGATTCGCTGGGTCGCGGCCTCGCGCTGCGGCGCCCAGGCGGGCGACACGCTGCGCGTCCTCTACGGCGGCAGCGTCAAGCCGGACAA
- a CDS encoding phosphoglycerate kinase — protein sequence MGTKKKTVRDIDVRGKRVFVRVDFNVPLDRGRITDDQRIRAAVPTIQYLLDHGAMVILASHLGRPKGPDDSLRMDPIAARLSELLHRPVKKVDDCVGPVIEDQVFSMRAGDVVLLENLRFHREEEANEPIFAHALARLADVYVNDAFGTAHRAHASTVGITQYLPAVAGLLMERELTFLGKVLEHPSTPLVVILGGKKVEDKIGVIRNLLRLATTMLIGGGMCYTFLKAAGAQIGSSLLEAEKLPLASELLREAESRGVTMVLPIDVVAAQKVEAGAPTRIVDARAIPDGWLGVDIGPRTVAAMGAPIAGAATILWNGPMGVFEIPEFASGTRAIAKAVAESCGESIVGGGDTGAAVEQFGYADKVTHVSTGGGATLEFMEGKILPGIAALQNA from the coding sequence GTGGGCACGAAGAAGAAGACCGTTCGGGACATCGACGTCCGCGGCAAGCGGGTGTTCGTCCGCGTCGATTTCAATGTGCCGCTCGACCGCGGACGGATCACGGACGACCAGCGTATCCGCGCCGCGGTGCCCACGATCCAGTACCTGCTGGATCACGGCGCGATGGTGATCTTGGCCTCCCACCTCGGGCGGCCGAAAGGGCCCGACGACTCGCTGCGCATGGATCCGATCGCAGCGCGCTTGAGCGAACTGCTTCACCGGCCGGTCAAGAAGGTGGACGACTGCGTGGGCCCCGTCATCGAGGATCAGGTCTTCTCGATGCGCGCGGGCGACGTGGTCCTGCTCGAAAACCTGCGATTTCACCGCGAGGAGGAGGCCAACGAGCCCATCTTCGCCCACGCCCTGGCCCGCCTCGCCGACGTCTACGTGAACGACGCGTTTGGGACGGCCCACCGCGCCCATGCGAGCACGGTCGGGATCACGCAGTATCTTCCCGCGGTCGCCGGCCTCCTGATGGAGCGCGAGCTGACCTTCCTCGGCAAGGTGCTCGAGCATCCGTCCACGCCGCTCGTCGTGATCCTCGGCGGCAAGAAGGTGGAGGACAAGATCGGCGTGATCCGCAATCTGCTTCGCCTGGCGACGACGATGCTGATCGGCGGGGGCATGTGCTACACCTTCCTCAAGGCGGCGGGGGCGCAGATCGGATCGTCGCTGCTCGAGGCGGAGAAGCTCCCGCTCGCGTCCGAGCTGCTGCGCGAGGCCGAGTCGCGCGGGGTCACGATGGTGCTGCCGATCGACGTCGTTGCGGCCCAGAAGGTCGAGGCCGGTGCGCCGACCCGGATCGTCGACGCGCGGGCGATCCCGGACGGGTGGCTCGGCGTGGACATCGGACCGCGCACCGTCGCGGCGATGGGCGCGCCGATCGCGGGCGCCGCGACGATCCTCTGGAACGGACCGATGGGAGTCTTCGAGATCCCGGAGTTCGCCTCCGGCACTCGGGCGATCGCGAAGGCCGTCGCCGAGTCGTGCGGCGAGTCGATCGTCGGCGGGGGCGACACGGGGGCGGCCGTCGAGCAGTTCGGCTACGCGGACAAGGTCACCCACGTCAGCACGGGCGGAGGCGCGACGCTGGAGTTCATGGAGGGCAAGATCCTGCCCGGCATCGCGGCGCTGCAGAATGCCTAA
- the gap gene encoding type I glyceraldehyde-3-phosphate dehydrogenase, whose product MPRVGINGFGRIGRQVLRAILERHTNLEVVAVNDLTDVKTNAHLFKYDSTYGPYRGTVEGRDGTLVVDGRSIAVIAERDPAKLPWKQYGVDVVIESTGRFTDAGKAAGHLQGGAKRVVISAPATGEDLTVNMGVNHTAYDPSKHKVISNGSCTTNCLSVTAKVLDESFGIAGGFMNTIHSYTNDQVILDTVHKDLRRARAAGLSIIPTTTGAAKAINLVLPGLKGKLNGLAMRVPTPTVSVVDLTVSLAKPATAEQINAAYKRAAAEELKGLLGYSDEPLVSVDYKGDPRSGIIDGLSTMVVGSLAKVLSWYDNEWGYSCRVADLVAYMVSRGV is encoded by the coding sequence ATGCCACGCGTGGGGATCAACGGATTCGGACGGATCGGGCGGCAGGTGCTGCGGGCGATTCTCGAGCGCCATACGAACCTCGAGGTCGTCGCGGTCAACGACCTGACCGACGTCAAGACCAACGCGCACCTCTTCAAGTACGACAGCACCTACGGCCCGTATCGCGGGACGGTCGAGGGCCGGGACGGCACGCTGGTCGTCGACGGCCGCTCGATCGCCGTCATCGCCGAGCGCGACCCCGCGAAGCTGCCGTGGAAGCAGTACGGCGTCGACGTCGTCATCGAGTCGACCGGCCGCTTCACCGACGCGGGGAAGGCGGCGGGCCACCTGCAGGGCGGGGCGAAGCGCGTCGTGATCAGCGCGCCGGCGACCGGCGAGGATCTCACGGTCAACATGGGCGTGAACCACACCGCCTACGACCCGTCGAAGCACAAGGTGATCAGCAACGGCTCCTGCACCACCAACTGCCTGTCGGTGACCGCGAAGGTGCTCGACGAGAGCTTCGGCATCGCCGGCGGGTTCATGAACACGATCCACTCTTACACGAACGACCAGGTGATCCTCGACACGGTCCACAAGGATCTCCGGCGGGCCCGCGCGGCCGGGCTGAGCATCATCCCGACGACCACCGGCGCGGCGAAGGCGATCAACCTCGTGCTGCCCGGCCTGAAGGGCAAGCTCAACGGCCTGGCGATGCGCGTGCCGACGCCGACGGTCTCGGTGGTCGACCTGACGGTGTCGCTCGCGAAGCCGGCGACGGCGGAGCAGATCAACGCCGCCTACAAGCGCGCCGCGGCGGAGGAACTGAAGGGTCTTCTCGGCTACAGCGACGAGCCGCTCGTTTCCGTCGACTACAAGGGCGATCCGCGCAGCGGCATCATCGACGGCCTGTCCACGATGGTCGTCGGCAGTCTCGCGAAGGTGCTGTCCTGGTACGACAACGAGTGGGGCTACTCGTGCCGGGTGGCGGATCTCGTCGCGTACATGGTCTCGCGCGGCGTGTGA
- a CDS encoding small basic family protein, translating to MWLPIVGLLAGLALGLLVSVQVPLSYVKYSAIAILASVDTILGGIRAQCERRFDLWVFLSGFVVNTVFAAALTALGDLLGLDIYLGAVIAFSIRIFNNIGFIRRDLLGLVWRDRPSEVEEPG from the coding sequence GTGTGGCTGCCGATCGTAGGTCTCCTGGCCGGCCTCGCGCTCGGCCTGCTGGTCAGCGTTCAAGTCCCGCTCAGCTACGTAAAGTACAGCGCCATCGCGATCCTGGCTTCGGTGGATACCATCCTGGGCGGGATCCGGGCGCAGTGCGAGCGTCGCTTCGACCTATGGGTGTTCTTGTCGGGGTTCGTCGTGAACACCGTGTTCGCGGCGGCCCTCACCGCGCTCGGCGACCTGCTGGGGCTGGACATCTACCTCGGGGCGGTGATCGCGTTCAGCATCCGGATCTTCAATAATATCGGCTTCATCCGGCGCGATCTGCTGGGGCTGGTCTGGCGGGACCGGCCGTCGGAGGTCGAGGAGCCGGGATAG
- a CDS encoding DUF881 domain-containing protein translates to MRFRGRAAGAGIRRWQVALTAVAVAVGFVFAVQSRTEQSIETGLQVSSGRLDEVAYRYRAEEGRQAAMRAEIADLRREIADDEQRAAGDRRVAASLTEDLAKLRSAAALTAVRGPGVSVTITDSRRPLRPGEDPNLVLIHYSDVRAVVNMLWAAGAEAVAVNDERIMATTGLSCVGTTILCNTRRMAPPYRIVAVGNTDAMMVAAQARGGILDQLRAFEFPVTVTPGTDLLVPAYSGGFVYRYAKPAGTGG, encoded by the coding sequence ATGAGGTTCCGCGGGCGCGCCGCGGGTGCGGGCATCCGCCGGTGGCAGGTCGCGCTGACCGCCGTTGCGGTTGCGGTCGGCTTCGTCTTTGCCGTGCAGTCACGCACAGAACAGTCGATTGAAACCGGCCTCCAGGTCAGCTCGGGCCGTCTCGACGAGGTGGCCTACCGGTACCGTGCGGAGGAAGGGCGCCAGGCGGCGATGCGCGCGGAGATCGCCGATCTCCGACGCGAGATCGCGGACGACGAGCAGCGCGCCGCGGGCGATCGGCGCGTCGCCGCTTCCCTGACGGAAGACCTCGCCAAGTTGCGGTCCGCGGCCGCCCTGACCGCGGTGCGCGGGCCGGGTGTGTCGGTGACGATCACCGACAGCCGGAGGCCGCTTCGGCCGGGCGAGGATCCGAACCTGGTGCTGATCCACTACTCCGACGTTCGCGCCGTGGTCAACATGCTGTGGGCGGCGGGGGCCGAAGCCGTCGCGGTGAACGACGAGCGCATCATGGCGACGACCGGTTTGTCGTGCGTCGGGACCACAATCCTGTGCAACACGCGGCGCATGGCCCCGCCGTACCGGATCGTCGCCGTCGGCAACACGGACGCGATGATGGTCGCCGCGCAGGCGCGCGGCGGGATTCTGGACCAACTGCGGGCGTTCGAGTTCCCGGTGACCGTGACGCCGGGCACCGACCTGTTGGTGCCCGCGTACAGCGGCGGGTTCGTGTACCGCTACGCTAAGCCGGCCGGGACGGGAGGGTAG
- a CDS encoding Clp1/GlmU family protein yields MASAVVALPGTVMMLGAVDVGKTTTATHLAAAAARAGVAAAVVDADTGQSDLGPPAAVGWGPVRTPVRRMDAIPPAGLWFVGDTTPQRVYRYLLQGTLELTRRARREGAEIVVVDTTGWIEGAGAAAKVRKIRLLAPRHLVAIQRGCEAEPILARVSHDTVVHRLRPAPAVRRRSAAERRARREGRFAAYFAGAAELVLDLRDVIPQRPAVYRGRRVAPSRVLADIPRDALRHLLVGLAARRGTIMAMGTIVDVDPVGRRLVVAAPDVAARAVQCVQWGVLRVTPRGREAGRLFDRMGAPA; encoded by the coding sequence GTGGCTTCCGCCGTCGTGGCCTTGCCCGGAACCGTGATGATGCTCGGGGCGGTGGACGTCGGCAAGACGACCACCGCGACGCATCTGGCCGCCGCGGCCGCGCGCGCGGGCGTCGCGGCGGCGGTTGTCGACGCCGATACGGGCCAGTCTGATCTGGGGCCGCCGGCCGCCGTCGGCTGGGGGCCGGTGCGGACGCCGGTCCGCCGCATGGATGCCATTCCGCCGGCCGGGCTCTGGTTCGTCGGCGACACGACCCCCCAGCGGGTGTACCGGTACCTTCTCCAGGGAACGCTCGAGCTGACCCGGCGCGCCCGGCGCGAGGGGGCAGAGATCGTGGTCGTCGATACGACGGGGTGGATCGAAGGCGCGGGCGCCGCCGCGAAAGTCCGTAAGATCCGGCTGCTGGCCCCGCGGCACCTCGTGGCCATTCAGCGCGGCTGCGAAGCCGAGCCGATTCTCGCGCGCGTTTCTCATGACACCGTCGTGCACAGGCTGCGCCCCGCGCCCGCCGTCAGGCGCCGCTCGGCCGCGGAACGGCGCGCGCGTCGCGAGGGGCGGTTTGCCGCCTACTTCGCCGGGGCCGCAGAACTCGTGCTCGATCTTCGCGACGTGATTCCGCAGCGCCCGGCCGTCTATCGCGGACGGCGGGTCGCACCGTCCCGCGTCCTTGCCGACATCCCTCGGGACGCGCTCCGACACCTGCTGGTCGGGCTGGCCGCCCGCCGTGGTACCATCATGGCGATGGGTACAATCGTCGACGTGGACCCGGTGGGACGGCGGCTCGTCGTAGCGGCGCCGGATGTCGCGGCGCGCGCGGTCCAATGCGTCCAGTGGGGCGTGCTTCGGGTGACGCCGAGGGGCCGCGAAGCGGGCCGCCTCTTCGATCGGATGGGAGCGCCCGCATGA
- a CDS encoding V-type ATP synthase subunit D gives MAETISPTRMNLLQRQNQVKLAQQGVDLLKKKRDALVADFFNIVRRALAAREKLTQSAEQSYTLLGLTKAVEGRETLEAVALADPRRLEVGIDTKNVWGTRIPSIATNGVKRSLLERNVDPASVSARTIESADRFEDVVDALLEVAGTEITLRKIGEEIKKTTRRVNALEQVVIPRVRGEIRYIRDVLEQRAREDVFRLKRIKQKLESAKN, from the coding sequence ATGGCTGAGACGATCAGCCCCACCCGAATGAACCTGCTGCAGCGCCAGAACCAGGTGAAGCTGGCGCAGCAGGGTGTCGACCTCCTGAAGAAAAAGCGGGACGCGCTTGTGGCGGACTTCTTCAATATCGTGCGGCGGGCGCTGGCCGCGCGCGAGAAGCTCACGCAGTCCGCGGAGCAGTCCTACACGCTGCTCGGGCTGACCAAGGCCGTCGAGGGCCGGGAGACGCTCGAGGCCGTCGCGCTGGCGGATCCCCGCCGCCTGGAGGTCGGGATCGACACCAAGAACGTCTGGGGCACGCGTATCCCCAGCATCGCGACGAACGGCGTCAAGCGGTCCCTGCTGGAGCGCAACGTCGATCCCGCGTCCGTGTCGGCGCGCACGATCGAGAGCGCCGACCGGTTCGAAGACGTCGTGGACGCGCTCCTCGAGGTGGCCGGGACTGAGATCACGTTGAGGAAGATCGGCGAAGAGATCAAGAAGACGACGCGCCGGGTCAACGCGCTGGAACAGGTCGTGATCCCGCGTGTGCGCGGCGAGATCCGGTACATCCGCGACGTGCTGGAGCAGCGGGCCCGCGAAGACGTCTTCCGGCTGAAGCGAATCAAGCAGAAGCTGGAGAGCGCGAAGAACTGA
- a CDS encoding V-type ATP synthase subunit B, protein MDLATKRYTSINYISGPLLFVEGARDLAYGAIVEIHVQDGSVRGGQVIEVSEKNAVIQVFEETRGMDLAKTSLSLREDVARIGVSREMIGRRFNGLGDPIDGLPPIIPEKRLPILGAPINPVAREKPAEFIQTGISTIDVMNTLVRGQKLPIFSGAGLPANEIAAQIARQSKVLGEAEQFSVVFGAMGITQREAAFFIQEFETTGALARSVVFMNLADDPTIERLMTPRTALTVAEYLAYELDMQVLVILTDMTNYCEALREIGAAREEIPGRRGYPGYMYTDLASIYERAGRIKGKKGTITQFPILTMPDDDITHPIADLTGYITEGQLVLARPLHRQGIYPPINPLPSLSRLMNNGIGRGRTREDHRQVADQLYSAYAQGLDLRRLVAIIGEEALTENDRLYLKFADSFEKEFINQGNSDRSIQDSLTLGWKLLSVFPKTALTRISRDHVDKYYYGEQADKMFRPGEVR, encoded by the coding sequence ATGGATCTCGCCACCAAGCGCTACACGAGCATCAACTACATCTCGGGCCCGCTGCTGTTTGTCGAGGGCGCCCGGGACCTCGCCTACGGCGCGATCGTCGAGATCCACGTGCAGGACGGCAGCGTGCGCGGCGGGCAGGTCATCGAAGTCTCGGAGAAAAACGCGGTCATCCAGGTGTTCGAAGAAACGCGCGGCATGGACCTCGCGAAAACGTCGCTCAGCCTGCGCGAGGACGTCGCGCGGATCGGCGTCAGCCGCGAGATGATCGGCCGGCGGTTCAACGGTCTCGGCGATCCGATCGACGGCCTGCCGCCGATCATCCCCGAGAAGCGCCTGCCGATCCTCGGCGCCCCGATCAACCCGGTGGCGCGGGAGAAGCCGGCGGAATTCATCCAAACCGGCATCTCGACGATCGACGTAATGAACACGCTGGTCCGGGGCCAGAAGCTGCCGATCTTCTCCGGCGCCGGCCTGCCCGCGAACGAGATCGCGGCGCAGATCGCGCGCCAGTCGAAAGTGCTCGGCGAGGCGGAGCAGTTCTCGGTCGTGTTCGGCGCGATGGGGATCACTCAGCGCGAGGCCGCGTTCTTCATCCAGGAGTTCGAGACGACGGGGGCCCTCGCGCGCAGCGTGGTGTTCATGAATCTGGCCGACGACCCGACGATCGAGCGCCTGATGACACCGCGGACCGCGCTCACCGTCGCGGAGTACCTCGCGTACGAGCTCGACATGCAGGTGCTCGTCATCCTCACCGACATGACGAACTACTGCGAGGCCCTGCGCGAGATCGGCGCGGCGCGCGAAGAGATCCCCGGGCGCCGCGGCTACCCCGGCTACATGTACACCGACCTCGCCAGCATCTACGAGCGCGCCGGCCGCATCAAGGGCAAGAAGGGCACGATCACGCAATTCCCGATCCTCACAATGCCGGACGACGACATCACGCACCCGATCGCCGACCTTACCGGCTACATCACGGAGGGCCAGCTCGTGCTGGCGCGGCCGCTCCACCGGCAGGGCATCTACCCGCCGATCAACCCGCTGCCGAGCCTCTCGCGGCTCATGAACAACGGCATCGGACGGGGCCGCACGCGCGAGGACCACCGGCAGGTCGCCGACCAGCTCTACTCCGCGTACGCGCAGGGCCTCGACCTCCGCCGACTCGTCGCGATCATCGGTGAGGAGGCGCTCACCGAGAACGACCGGCTGTACCTGAAGTTCGCCGACTCGTTCGAGAAAGAGTTCATCAACCAAGGCAACAGCGACCGCTCCATTCAGGACTCGCTGACGCTCGGCTGGAAGCTGCTGTCGGTGTTCCCGAAGACCGCGCTGACGCGCATCAGCCGCGACCACGTAGACAAGTACTACTACGGGGAGCAGGCCGACAAGATGTTCCGCCCCGGCGAGGTGCGGTAG
- a CDS encoding V-type ATP synthase subunit A — protein MAAPTGKITRISGPAVIAEGLAGARMYDIVRVGKEKLIGEIIRLDGDTAFVQVYEDTSGLYVGEPIESTEAPLALELGPGMLSSIYDGIQRPLDKIRDAQGDFISRGVVVDSLDRAKKWAFKASAKAGERVGPGDVLGEVQEYSYAHRIMVPPDAPAGEIAEIKSGDFTVTDVVARLTNGAELRMMQTWPVRVPRPAARKLDPTELFITGQRILDVLFPVAMGGTASVPGPFGSGKTVVQQTLSKWSNADIIVYVGCGERGNEMTDVLTEFPELEDPRNGRPLMERTILVANTSNMPVAAREASIYTGVTMAEYFRDMGYRVALMADSTSRWAEALREISSRLEEMPAEEGYPPYLASRLSAFYERAGRAVVLGKDERIGAVTVVGAVSPPGGDLSEPVTQSTLRIVGTFWSLDAQLAYRRHFPAINWNRSYSLYEALLAPWYAKQVAEDFADQRTWLSAILAREAGLQEVVQLVGPDALQDAERMVIEAGRMIREFYLQQSAFSDVDASCSLEKAYGMIQGIRAFYEASLEGLQRGMTIDEILNLPQNERIARFKEVPNDKFPAALKEFMDGLAQTFAKAGGEAAAGTSPRDAQASAGAASGDGRRS, from the coding sequence ATGGCGGCACCAACCGGCAAGATCACGCGTATCTCGGGCCCCGCGGTCATCGCCGAAGGTCTGGCCGGCGCGCGGATGTACGACATCGTCCGCGTCGGCAAGGAGAAGCTGATCGGCGAGATCATCCGCCTCGACGGCGACACGGCGTTCGTCCAGGTCTACGAGGACACGTCGGGCCTGTACGTCGGGGAGCCGATCGAGTCGACCGAAGCCCCGCTCGCCCTCGAACTCGGCCCGGGCATGCTGAGCAGCATCTACGACGGCATCCAGCGGCCGCTCGACAAGATCCGCGACGCGCAGGGCGACTTCATCTCGCGCGGCGTGGTCGTCGACTCGCTGGATCGGGCGAAAAAGTGGGCGTTCAAGGCGTCGGCGAAGGCCGGTGAGCGGGTCGGGCCGGGCGACGTGCTCGGGGAGGTCCAGGAGTACTCCTACGCCCACCGGATCATGGTGCCGCCGGACGCCCCGGCCGGTGAGATCGCCGAGATCAAGAGCGGCGACTTCACGGTGACCGATGTCGTCGCCCGCCTCACGAACGGCGCCGAGCTGCGGATGATGCAGACGTGGCCCGTGCGCGTGCCGCGACCCGCCGCCCGCAAGCTCGACCCGACGGAGCTGTTCATCACCGGCCAGCGGATCCTGGACGTGCTGTTCCCGGTGGCGATGGGCGGGACCGCGTCGGTCCCCGGCCCCTTCGGCAGCGGCAAGACCGTCGTGCAGCAGACGCTCTCGAAGTGGTCCAACGCCGACATCATCGTCTACGTCGGCTGCGGCGAGCGCGGCAACGAGATGACCGACGTGCTGACGGAGTTTCCGGAGCTCGAAGACCCGCGCAACGGCCGGCCGCTCATGGAGCGGACGATCCTCGTCGCCAACACCTCGAACATGCCGGTCGCGGCGCGCGAGGCCAGCATCTACACCGGGGTCACGATGGCGGAGTACTTCCGCGACATGGGCTACCGCGTCGCGCTGATGGCCGACAGCACGAGCCGCTGGGCGGAAGCGCTGCGCGAGATTTCGTCCCGCCTGGAGGAGATGCCGGCGGAGGAAGGCTACCCGCCGTACCTCGCGAGCCGCCTGTCCGCGTTCTACGAGCGGGCGGGACGCGCCGTCGTCCTCGGCAAGGACGAGCGCATCGGGGCCGTCACGGTCGTCGGCGCCGTCTCGCCGCCGGGCGGCGACCTGTCCGAGCCGGTCACCCAGAGCACGCTGCGCATCGTCGGCACGTTCTGGTCGCTCGACGCGCAGCTTGCCTACCGCCGCCACTTCCCGGCGATCAACTGGAACCGGTCCTACAGCCTGTACGAGGCGCTGCTCGCGCCGTGGTACGCGAAGCAGGTGGCGGAGGATTTCGCCGACCAGCGCACGTGGCTGAGCGCGATCCTCGCGCGCGAGGCGGGCCTGCAGGAGGTCGTCCAACTGGTCGGCCCCGACGCGCTCCAGGACGCGGAGCGCATGGTGATCGAGGCCGGGCGCATGATCCGTGAATTCTACCTGCAGCAGAGCGCGTTCAGCGACGTCGACGCGTCGTGCTCGCTCGAGAAGGCCTACGGGATGATCCAAGGGATCCGGGCGTTCTACGAAGCCTCGCTCGAGGGTCTGCAGCGGGGGATGACGATCGACGAGATCCTCAACCTGCCGCAGAACGAGCGGATCGCGCGGTTCAAGGAAGTGCCGAACGACAAGTTTCCGGCGGCGCTCAAGGAGTTCATGGACGGGCTCGCGCAGACGTTCGCGAAGGCAGGCGGCGAGGCCGCCGCGGGGACGAGCCCGCGGGATGCGCAGGCGTCGGCGGGCGCGGCGTCGGGCGACGGGCGGAGGAGCTGA
- a CDS encoding V-type ATP synthase subunit F: MYKVAVITDPETATGFRLAGVEVREAGTPEQALELIRELTAAGYGLLAVNEDLLHGTEDARTRLLRGRDLPLIVPLPPARANLESGEAYISRLVKEHIGFAVKLR, encoded by the coding sequence ATGTATAAGGTCGCGGTGATCACCGATCCCGAGACGGCGACGGGGTTCCGTCTCGCGGGCGTCGAGGTCCGCGAGGCGGGCACGCCCGAGCAGGCGCTCGAGCTGATCCGCGAGCTGACCGCGGCCGGCTACGGGCTGCTCGCGGTGAACGAAGACCTGCTGCACGGCACCGAGGACGCGCGGACGCGGCTCCTGCGGGGCCGCGACCTGCCGCTGATCGTGCCGCTGCCCCCGGCGCGCGCGAACCTTGAGTCCGGAGAGGCGTACATTTCCAGGCTGGTGAAGGAGCACATCGGATTCGCCGTCAAGCTGCGGTGA
- a CDS encoding V-type ATPase subunit codes for MGDFSYINARVKVMKSQLLPPSRLEELLAAPDVPAIIQALVDTPYNAELQEALSRFGGVRAIDEALAQNFYHATRRILSFADGAERRQIEVVLLRYDLQNIRAIVRGKHTDKPDDDILSTLYPGGSLSEVRLRELLEQPDLRAIADTLQTWMHPLGRALREGADAAQRSGGLLDVELALDRAYAQYGYRVADGEGDGETSFRRFLSAEVTATNFKTALRLRRIRELPREERDQFFVLGGAISRERFLVLADPQTSIADVQGTKILGVDLTGTEDLLEMERFVDRGVQRMAAQMLLGDPLGIDVVVGYLTRKAAEVANVRVIAHARQLGLATDVARQEIVNV; via the coding sequence GTGGGTGATTTTTCCTACATAAACGCGCGGGTCAAGGTCATGAAATCCCAGCTCCTTCCGCCGTCGCGTCTGGAGGAGCTGCTTGCGGCGCCGGATGTCCCCGCGATTATTCAGGCGCTCGTCGACACCCCGTACAACGCCGAGCTGCAGGAGGCCCTCAGCCGGTTCGGCGGCGTGCGGGCGATCGACGAGGCGCTGGCGCAGAACTTCTACCACGCGACCCGCCGCATTCTGAGCTTTGCCGACGGGGCGGAGCGGCGCCAGATCGAGGTCGTCCTGCTGCGCTATGATCTGCAGAACATCCGCGCGATCGTCCGCGGCAAGCACACGGACAAGCCCGACGACGACATCCTGTCCACCCTTTACCCGGGCGGGTCGCTCAGCGAGGTCCGGCTGCGCGAGCTGCTCGAGCAGCCCGACCTGCGCGCGATCGCGGACACGCTGCAGACCTGGATGCATCCGCTGGGCCGGGCGCTGCGGGAAGGCGCGGATGCCGCGCAGCGGAGCGGCGGCCTGCTCGACGTCGAACTCGCGCTCGACCGTGCGTACGCGCAGTACGGCTACCGCGTTGCCGACGGCGAAGGGGACGGCGAGACGAGCTTCCGCCGCTTTCTCAGCGCGGAAGTCACCGCCACGAACTTCAAGACCGCGCTGCGTCTGCGGCGGATCCGGGAGCTCCCGCGCGAGGAGCGGGACCAGTTCTTCGTGCTGGGCGGTGCGATCTCGCGGGAGCGGTTTCTCGTACTCGCCGATCCGCAGACCAGCATCGCCGACGTCCAGGGCACGAAGATCCTCGGCGTGGATCTGACGGGCACGGAAGACCTGCTCGAGATGGAACGGTTCGTCGACCGCGGGGTCCAGCGCATGGCCGCGCAGATGCTGCTCGGCGATCCGCTGGGCATCGACGTGGTCGTCGGCTACCTCACGCGCAAGGCGGCGGAAGTCGCCAACGTGCGCGTGATCGCGCACGCGCGGCAGCTCGGGCTTGCGACGGACGTCGCGCGCCAGGAGATCGTGAATGTATAA
- a CDS encoding V-type ATP synthase subunit E, which translates to MGTQLMQLLEQEARVEKDQALNEAQAKAEEVAAAAAREAEEIEAEARRRVEAEQAQARARATSTASLRAAALVLAAKDEAIRKVFEQAEAELRTGAAGANSQRRGAVLRGLLREAARGLSGRLTVETAPADVQTVRDACRELGLDAEVREARDVADGVRVASPDGRVVVENTIGSRLSHARREMVSRVAETLWSR; encoded by the coding sequence GTGGGAACGCAGCTGATGCAGCTCCTCGAGCAGGAAGCGCGGGTCGAGAAAGACCAGGCGCTGAACGAGGCGCAGGCCAAAGCCGAGGAGGTCGCCGCGGCGGCGGCGCGGGAGGCCGAGGAGATCGAGGCTGAGGCCCGCCGGCGCGTGGAGGCGGAGCAGGCCCAGGCCCGGGCGCGGGCGACCAGCACCGCGAGCCTGCGCGCGGCCGCGCTCGTGCTGGCCGCGAAAGACGAGGCGATCCGCAAAGTGTTCGAGCAGGCGGAAGCCGAGTTGCGCACCGGCGCGGCCGGGGCCAACTCGCAGCGGCGCGGCGCGGTGCTCCGCGGGCTGCTGCGCGAGGCGGCGCGGGGCCTCTCCGGCCGCCTCACGGTGGAGACGGCACCCGCGGACGTCCAGACGGTTCGCGACGCGTGCCGCGAACTCGGACTCGACGCCGAGGTGCGCGAGGCGCGGGACGTCGCCGACGGTGTCCGCGTCGCCTCGCCGGACGGCCGCGTGGTCGTGGAGAACACGATCGGTAGCCGCCTGAGCCACGCCCGGCGGGAGATGGTATCCCGGGTCGCCGAGACGTTGTGGAGCCGGTGA